DNA from Amycolatopsis sp. DSM 110486:
ACCACGCCCATCAACGAGTACGTGATGGAGCAGCTGATCATGGTGGACGCGCTCAAGCGCGCCTCCGCCAAGCGGATCACCGTGGTCATGCCGTTCTACCCGTACGCGCGGCAGGACAAGAAGCACAAGGGCCGCGAGCCGATCTCGGCCCGGCTCATCGCCGACCTGTTCAAGACCGCGGGCGCCGACCGGATCATGACGGTCGACCTGCACACCGCCCAGATCCAGGGCTTCTTCGACGGCCCGGTCGACCACCTGATGGCGCAGTCCGTCCTCGCGGACCACATCAAGGCGACTTACGGCGACGCCGACATCACGGTCGTTTCGCCCGACTCGGGCCGCGTGCGGCTGGCGGAGAAGTGGGCGCAGCAGCTGGGCGACCGGCCGATCGCGTTCATCCACAAGACGCGCGACCCGGACAAGCCGAACCAGGCCGTGGCCAACCGCGTGGTCGGCAAGGTGCAGGGCAAGCTCTGCGTGCTGATCGACGACATGATCGACACCGGTGGCACGATCGTGAAGGCCACGGAGGCTTTGATCGAGGAAGGTGCCGCCGACGTCGTCATCGCCACGACGCACGGGATCTTGTCGGACCCCGCGACCGAGCGGCTTTCGCAGTGCAAGGCGCGCGAGGTCATCGTGACGAACTCCCTGCCGATCCCCGACGAGAAGCGGTTCCCGGGGCTGACGGTGCTGTCGATCGCGCCGATGCTGGCGGAGGCGATTCAGCAGGTGTTCGAGGATGGCTCGGTGACTTCGTTGTTCGACGGGGCTGCCTGACAGTTTTGGGTTTTCCTTTTCGCCGTCGGTGGATTTCGATCCGCCGGCGGCGAAACTGTGTGTGCCGCGTGGCGTGGCGCGGCTAGGTTCGTGCGTCATGGGGAACTTCAAGTTCGGTGTCAGTCTGCGGACTGTCGATTCGTCGTTCGTCGGCTTGTGCCGGCGGGCCGAGGAGCTCGGGTACGACGCGATCAGCGTGCCCGACCACCTGGGCGCCGGCCGCCCCGCGCCGTTTCCCGCGCTGGTGGCCGCGGCGGCTGCCACTTCTCGACCGCGCGTGGGGACGTTGGTGTCGAACCTGCCGTTCTACAACGTGGCTTTGTTCGCGCGAGATGTGGCGAACACCTGGGTCCTGACCGGTGGGCGGTTGGAGCTGGGGCTGGGTTCGGGCCACATGAAGTCGGAGTTCGACGAGGCCGGGTTGCCGTGGCTGAAAGCTGCCGATCGGATCGCTTACCTGCGTGACGGCTTGGCCGAGCTGCGTTCTCGGCTCGGCGCGGATCTCCCGCCGCTGCTGATCGCGGGCAACAGCGACGGGGTGCTGTCGCTGGCGGCGTCTGATGCGGACATCGTGGGGTTCGCCGGTCTGCGCCAAGCCCCGGGTAAGCCGCCGGGGACGTTCGTGCTGGATCCGGCTTCGGCGATGGATGCGCGGGTGGCGTACTTCCGGTCACTCGCGGGAGGTCGGGAAATCGAGTACAACATGCTGGTCCAGCGGGTGGTCGTGACCGACGATCGCCGCGCCGCCGCCGCGGAATGGCAGGCGTTGACAGACCCGGAACCCGGCGTCGACGAGCTCCTCGAAGCTCCGCAGCTGTTGCTCGGGACGGTCGACGAAATCGTCACTCAGCTCGTCGAGCGCCGGGAACGGTACGGGTTTTCGTACATCACGGTTTTCGACTCGATGATGGAGACGCTGGCACCGGTGGTCGCTCGGTTGCGCGGCCGTTGACCACCGAGTGATCCACAACTCGATCATCCCCGTGCGCGGTTCTCCGTCACCCGGTCGACCAAGCCGTACACGAGGGCCTCGGCCGCGGTGAATCGCCGCTGCCGCTCGGCATCCGCGCGAACTCGCTCGACGGGTTGACCGCTGCCGGCCGCGATCAACCCCACGACTTCGCTGGTCCACTTGTCGAGCAGAGCGAGCCGCACCGGCGACGGATCCGGCTGGAGCTGAGGAAGGCTCAACGCGACCACGGCCTGCGGGATGGCGGACCGCTTGCCGGGCGTGCCACTCGACACGAGCAGCTGTGCCATGCCGGCGGCCAGCCCCATGGCGCAGGTGGCGACGTCCGGTTTGACGAGGTCCATCGTGTCGAGGATGGCCATGCCGGCCGTGACGGAGCCACCGGGCGAGTTGATGAAGAAGGTGATGTCGGCACTCGCGTCCGCATCCTCGAGGAGCAGCAGCTGCGCGGTAATCGTGTTGGCGATCGCGTCGTCGATCTCGGCGCTCAGGACGACGATGCGCTTTCGCAGCAGCTGTTCGGCGTGCGCACTGAGGTCAAGGCTGCGAGAGCCGGCCGGCTCTCGCTCGCTGTGGCCGGCGTGGTCTGCCGACGCCGGGTGCCGGCCGGAACCGGGGTGCCGAACCTCGGAGGGGCCCGAAACGTAGTGGGAGACAATGCCTCCCCCGGTCTCGTCGATGTCGCGGCGGCCGGGCTCTTCGCCGGTTCCGCCCGCCCTCTCGGCGGCGGCCGCTGATTCGGAAGCCAGCTCGTCACCCAGGTCCCGCTGCGCCCGCACGGCTCCGGTCGAGGGGCGGAGAATCCCGCGCAGCCGCCGTGCCACGTCATCGCGGCGCGTCACAGCCGGACCTCGCGCCGTCCAGAGCACGGCGGTTCGCGATCAGTGGCGTGACTTCCGAGTGGCTCAGTCATACGCGCGACGGTAACCATGCGCTTCGGGAGCGGTCCCGGGCAACGCAGCGGACGCGGTTTTCAGTCCCCGGCCACGCTTTCCGCCGCGGAACGCACGGCAGCCACCGCGTCGCCGGCGATCAACGTCAGGACGCGACCCAGCAGGCCCTCGGGGACGGCTTCGTCGTCGATGTCCCCTTCCACGGCCAGGCCGTTGCTCAGCGCCAGCAGGATCACCGCGAACTCTTCGGCCGGCAACGGCAAGGAGAAGCCGAACCCCGAAGCCAAGCGCTCCAACGCCGCCGCGATCGTCCGCCGGACAGCGCGGCGACGGTCGCGCAAGGCAAGTCTGCGGTCAGCGTCGTGGTGCGCCAGGGCGAAGAACTCCGCCAACAGCCGGTGCCACACCGCATCCGTGCGCATTTCGTGCATCAACACCGCCGCGACGTCCGCGAGGCCGGCCGCGCCGGTGCCGGCGGAGGCGAAGCTCTCGAGGCTGGCGGAAAGCCGGTGCGCCGCGTGCTCCTCCATCAACGCCAGCACCAGTTCGTCCTTCGACGCGAAGCTGGAGTAGACCGCCCCCTTCGTCAGACCGGCGGCGGCCGCGACCTCGGTCAGTTTCGAGGCCGCGATGCCCCGGTCGCCGAAGACCTGGAACGCCGCGTCGAGGATTCGGCGGCGCGTTTCAGCGCGCGTCGGCCGCGTGCGGCCCGGTGCGGGCATCGGGGTGAATCCTCCTGATCAAGGGCTTGACTTTCACGAAGCCAACTCAATACCTTCAGGTATCCAATACCGGGAGGTATTCGATGTCAAGCGCACAGCGGTACCTCGAGAACGGCACCTGGCACGAGCGCACGTTCGCCCAGCTCCACGAAGACGTCGCCCGCTCCCACGAGTCCAAAGTGGACGATCCTCTGGTCATCACCCTGCCGGAAGAACCTCTCCCCGCCGCCATCGAGAACGAACTGCCGCGTTCGCCCTCGAAACCGGGATCAATCCGGACAAACACACCTGGCACGCCGGCGAACGACTGCGCTCGGTCATCGCCCGTGACGTGGAGTCGGTGAACGCACGTTATTCTCCGCCCGAGCGAGTCCGGGACTTCGCGCTCGTACGCAAGCCGTTCTCCGTCGAGTCCGGTGAGCCGACCCCGGCCCTCGAGATCCGCAGGAACGTCGTCGCCGCGCTCTACCCCACCCCCTGAACCACCGGCAACGCCGCCGGTGACCGTGAGGAAGGACCCTTCTCCATGAGGAAACTGCGGACCAAAGCGGCCGTGCTGGCCGCCGTGGCGCTCGTGGCGGCCGCGTTCACCGCCGCGCCCGCGCAGGCGGCCGGCGGCAACAACGACCCGTCGTGCCGCCCGAGCGCGGCGCACCCCCGGCCCGTGGTCTTCCTCCACGGCCTGGGCGCCACCTACTACGAGGACCTCAACTTCCTGCAGTCGGCCGTCGCGGCCAAGGGCTACTGCGCCTTCAGCCAGACCTACGGCGCCTACCCGGGCTTCCCCGTGGTCGGCGGCCTGCGCCCGATCGCCGACTCGGCGGGCGAGATCAAGCAGTTCATCGGCCAGGTGCTCGCCGAGACCGGGGCGTCGCAAGTGGACATCGTGGGTCACTCCGAGGGCGGCTTCCAGTCCCTCTACGTCACGAAGACTCAGGGCATCGCGGACAAGATCGGCTCGGTCGTGTCCATCGCGCCGCCCACGCACGGGACCACGTTCGCCGGCCTCACCAAGCTCGCGTACCTGCTCGGGCAGGGCGAGCGCGACGCCGTCGGCAAGGCCCTGTCCACGCTCGGCTGCCCCGCCTGCGACGACCTGATCACCGACGGCGCCGCCGTGAAGAAGCTGACCACCGGTCCCATCGCACAGGCCGGCGTGAAGTACACCGTGATCACCTCGCGCTACGACGAGCTCGTGACCCCCACCGACACGTCGTTCGTGCGCGAGCCGGGTGTGGTGAACGAATACGTGCAGGACACGTGTCCGTTCGACCCGGTGGGCCACATCGGCGAGGCGTATGACCTCAACGTCTGGAACCTCGTCACGAACGCCCTCGACCCGGCCCACGCCACGAAGTTCTTCTGCACCGTCGGCTCCCCGGGCTGACCCGAGCCGGGGCCCCTCGGCTTCGAGGGTCCCCGTCCGCCGTCAGTACGCGACGGTGAACCGCGCCCGGCTGTGGCGCGGCTCGTCGATCTCGTCCACGAACGCGATCGCGAAGTCGTCACCGCCGATCTGCGAACGGCCCTCCTCGTCGGACAGCAGCACGTCGCCACCCACACGGAACGACCCCGTGCGCTCGCCGGCGTTCCACGCGCCGAACTCCGCGGCCGGGCTCACGTAGAACCACTCGACGTCGCCGGGCAGCTCGCGCAGGGCGGCCAGAACCTCGGCGTGGCTGCTCGCCTCGGGCTTGTACGCGTCCGGGAAGTCCGGCGTGTCCAGCAACCGCGGGCCACCCTCGGCCACGAGCAGCGAGGCCGCGCCGCCCACGAACGACAGCCGCGCACCGGCCGCGCGGGCCGCGTCGGCGAGCGTCGGCAACGCGTCGAGCAGCTTCTGCCCCTCGTCGTTCACCCGGCCCGGGGTCGCGATCACGATCACGTCGGCCCCCTTCGTCACGTCGGCGACGAACCCGGCGTCGTGCATCGAGCCCGTGCGGGCCTCGACCTCGGCGGGCAGGCCCTCGGCCTTGCGCGCCACCCCGACGACCGCATGCCCGCGCCGCAGCGCCTCGTCCGTGATCCGGCCACCGGCGTACCCCGTCGCGCCGAACACCACCAGCTTGCTCATCTTCCGCTCCTCCTGAGGACACCTCGACGACGTCGAGGGTACGAACGGAAGATCCACTACTTCAACGAAACCAACGCACCCCGCGGTAGGCGTGCAGGTCAGGCGCCGAGAAGGGCGAACGACTTCGCGAGCTCGGCCTTCACCGCGTTCGCGTCGAAGGGCACGTGCACCTCGCCGACGGCCGTCGGCTTCGCGAGCACCTGGTAGCTGGCGGTGCGGTTGGGCAGCGAGAACTTGACCGAGCACGACATCGTGATGGTCGCGTCGGCCGCCGCGTCACCCTGCGTGGTGCAGGTCTTCGAGCCGAGCGAATCGGCGCTGACGTCGATCGTGAGCGTCACGTGCACCACGGGCTTCGAGCCCGAGCTGTTGCCGACGACGCTGTTGGTCACGTCGACTGTGGCGGTGCACGAGCCGACGAAGTCCTTGCAGTCGAGGCGGTCGTTGGTGACCACCACGCTCGACTGCGCGAGCCCGTCGAACGGCTGTCCGAGCCCGCCGACCGTGTTGTCGAAGTCGGTGTGGAACTTCTTGAGCGCGTCGCCGGTCAGCGACTTCACCTGGAACCCGGTGCCGAGCTTCGGGCCGCCCAGCGGGTCGAGCAGCGCCGGCGCGAACGAGACCACGCGGAAGGGCTGCGCGGTGGTCACCTGCAGCGCGCCGAGGCCGCCGCCGAGCTGGTAGACCTCCGTGCCGTCCTCGAGCTTGCGCTTCACCGGGTCGGCCGTCTGGTTGAGACTCGACAACGATTTGACCAGCCCGGTCACGAGCTGGTCCGGGGCGAACCGCGCGCCGGGGTCCATCGGCAGCTCCGTACCGACGGTGTGCACCCAACCGGCACCGAACTGCGTGCTGTTTTCCTCGAGGCCGTGCGACTTCCAGTAGTCGGCGTCGGCGGAGAGGTAGAGATCGTCCGCGAGCTCGGTGACCTGCACCACGTGACCTTCGAACGGCAGCGCGCCGAACCCGTCACCATTGCGAGTGATGCGGAAACCGAGACCGATCGGCTTGCCCGACGCGTCCTTCACCGTGGTGTCGAGCTCCAGCGCGGGCGCCTTGCCCAGCGCGTCCAACGCGGCGTCCACGGCATCTCGCTGCTGCGCCAGCCGGTCGGCTATCTGCTGGTCAGCGGCGGAAACCCCCGCCGAACCCGTCACCGCGACCTGACAACCCGCCAGCACCCCACCCAGTAGTACGACCGCCGCGGCGATCCATCGAGCCCGCATTCTCGCCCCTCTTTTCCGCGGGGATCATCCCATGCCCGCGGCACGCGCCTGCACCACCGGAATCGAGTCGTCGCCCGCCGGCCGACCCAAGGTTTAGTCGTGCGGGGCCACCCACCGCAACCTCCTTGTCGAACGAGGGTTTACACTTCTCGAGTTGTCTCGGCGAGGCGGGAGCACCCTGTGGTGCCCAGCGTGATCGACGCGGCGGCTCGAGAAGCCCCGTGGAATGTGCACGCTTGGAAACTCGCCGCCGTATGCAGCCGATTTTGAACGCTGATTTGTGAACACCGCCCCGAGCAGAGATCGACGATCCCCGCCGCCACCTGCTGCACCGAATTGTGATTTGAAGGAGTGCTACACCGTGTCCGAGGTACGTCTTTCCGTCGAGCCGCGCACCGAGTTCGGCAAGGGCGCCGCGCGGCGCACCCGTCGCGCCGGCAAGATCCCCGCGGTCCTCTACGGGCACGGCTCGGACCCGCGGCACTTCGCGCTGCCGGCCCTCGAGTTCGCCCGCGTCGTCCGTGAGAACGGCAGCAACGCCGTGCTCACCCTCGACCTCGAGGGCTCCAGCGAGCTGGCGCTGACCAAGACCATCGTCGTGCACCCGCTGAAGAACTACATCGAGCACGTCGACCTGCTCGTGGTTCGCCGCGGCGAGAAGGTCACCGTCGACGTGCCGGTGGTCGTCACCGGCACCGCCGGCCCGGGTGGCCTGGTGAACCAGGACCTCGGCGTCGTGCAGATCGAGGTCGAGGCCCTGCACATCCCGGACCAGATCGAGGTCTCGGTCGAGGGTCTCGAGATCGGCACCCAGATCACCGCCGCGCAGCTCACGCTGCCGCAGGGCGCGAACCTGGTGACCGACGGCGAAGCGCTGGTCGTGGCCGTGAACGAGCCGCAGCGTGAAGAGACCGCCGGCGAAGAGGCCGCCACCGAAGGCGGCGAGGCTCCCGCCGGGGACGCCGAATAAACTCACTTCCGTGAGTGAAGACCTGCCTGGGGCCGGCGAGCTGATCGTGCTCGCCGGCCTCGGTAATCCCGGGCCCCAGTACGCCGGCAACCGCCACAACGTCGGCTTCATGGTGCTCGACGAGCTGGCCACCCGCATCGGGGGCAAGTTCAAGGCACACAAGAGCGGCGCCGAGGTGCTGGAGGGGCGGCTTTCGGGCCGTCGCGTGGTGCTGGTGAAGCCGCGTTCGTTCATGAACCTCTCCGGCGGGCCCGTGGTCGGCGCCGCGCGGTTCTTCAAGGTCGAGCCCTCGGGCGTCGTCGTGGTGCACGACGAGCTCGATGTGCCGTTCGGCGCGCTGAAGCTCAAGCTCGGCGGCGGCGACAACGGGCACAACGGCCTTCGTTCCATCACCAAGTCGCTCGGCACGCGTGAGTACTACCGCGTGCGCTTCGGCATCGGCCGCCCGCCGGGCCGCCAGGATCCCGCCGATTTCGTGCTGAAGGACTTCTCGACGGTCGAGCGCAAGGAGCTCCCGTTCGAGGTCTCCGTGGCCGCCGACGCCGCCGAGGCGCTCGTGGCCAAGGGGCTCACCACGGCCCAGAACGAGTTCCACGCAGGCTGATCAGCCGGTTGCTCTCTGTTAGTGATCATGAGTGGCGCTGCGTAGTTTTTCCTCACTCGATGGGCGGCTTATAGGGCCCTGATCGAGTCGTCCCGACGCGCTCGGGGTTCCCGGTGCCTCGGTGACCGGTTAGGACGGAATGCGGGAGTCCGCACACCGACCCTGAATCGGAGAATGTTTCATGTCGTTCACCGCCGAGGACCTCACCGAGGTCACCTTCGGTAACGCCCCGATCGGCCGCCGTGGCTATGCCAAACAGGAGGTCGACGAGTTCGTGCGGCGCATCGCGAAAACGATCGCCGAAGAGGACGACCTGACCGCGGCCGAAGTCCACCACGTCATGTTCAACAAGCCGCTCATCGGCAAGCGCGGCTACGACGAACGCGAAGTCGACCAGTTCCTGGACACCGTGGAGGAACAGCTGGCCGACCTGTCCGGCCGGCGCGCTCCCGCCGTGCCCGGCGCACGCGACGAACACGAGGCGACCGCCTCCCGGGCCCCGCGTCCGGAGGTGACGGAGAACGCCGAGTCCTTCCAGGACCGGTAGGTCTTTCCGGCCTTGACGACGTCGTTCCCCCGCGGCGCTTTCCCGGCCTGCGTTTGTCCTTCTTCCTGAAACAACCCCGCCCTCCGGACTTCCCAAGCCCCGAGAACACGGAACCGGCCCGCTCACTGTGGTGAGTGGGCCGGTTCCGTGTTCTGCCTACGTTGCCGGTCGAACCCGAGGTCAGTGGTCCGCGTTGTGCGCGATCTTGTCCGCGTACTGCACCGCAGTCGCCGCGCGCTTGACCTTGCCCGAGGGCGTCTTGGACAGGCTGCCGGCCGGCAGGACCACCACGGCGAACGGGCGCATGTCCACGGCATCACGGACGCGGGCGGCGACCTGCTTCGACAACGCGCGTTCGGCGTCCGCGTCGCCGGCCAGCTTGGACTCCACGACGACGGCGAAGCGTTCGCGGCGGCTGCCCGCGTCGAGGCGGACGGCGACGGCGTTGCCGGCGCGCACGCCCTCGACCGACGTGGCCGCGCGTTCGATGTCGGTGGGGTACAGGTTGCGGCCGCCCATGATGATGACGTCCTTGCGGCGGCCGCAGATCACGATCTGGCCGTCGATGAGGTAACCGAGGTCGCCCGTCTTCATCCAGCCGTCGGCGTCCTGGGTGTCGAGGGGGCCGTCGACGGTGAGGTAGCCCGGGGTGACGGCCGGGCCGCGGAGGCGGATTTCGCCGACTTCGCGGTCGCCCAGCAGCGAACCGTCCGCGGAGACGATGCTCGCCTCCAGGCCGTCCAGCGGACGGCCCAGCACGGCGAAGGAGCGCACCGCGTCCGTGCCGCGCCGCGAGTCGCCCTCAGGGACCGGGACGGCGCGGTCGTCCGCCTCCAGGGCGTCGGCCTCGACGACGTCCAGGGTGAGACCCGTGAACAGCGGCGCGAAAGACACCGCCAGAGTCGCCTCGGCCATGCCGTACGCCGGGAACACGCACTCGGCCGGCATCTTGAAGCGTGCGCCCGCGTCGACGAAGGTCTGGACGGCCGTCTCGTCGATCGGCTCGGCGCCGTTGAGTGCGATGCGGAGCTTGGACAGGTCGTAGGCGTTGTCGTCCTCGACGCGGGCCATGCGGCGGCCCACGATGGCGTACGCGAAGTTCGGCGCGGCCGTGGTGGTGCCGTTGTACTTGGAGATCAGCTCGGGCCAGATCAGCGGGCCGGTCAGGAACTCGACGGGCGTGATCTTCACCAGCTCCACGCCGAAGGTCATCGGCACGGTCAGGAAGCCGACCATGCCCATGTCGTGGAACGTCGGGAGCCACGACACCATCACGTCGACGTCGAAGTCGAACTCCGCGCGGTCGACCATGGCCTTGACGTTGGTGTAGAGGTTGCCGTAGGTGATGCGCACGGCCTTGGGGTCGGCCGTCGAACCGCTGGTGAGCTGCAGCAACGCGGTGGCGCCCTCGTCGGTGGGCACGACCTCGGCCAGCGGCTCGGCCTCGGCCAGCTCCGTGATCAGGCGGTGCTGGATACCCTTCTCGGCCAGCACGGGCGCGAGCTGGTCGAACGGCTCGCCCAGCACCACCAGCCCGGCGCCGATCATCCCCAGCACCTTGACCGTGTCCTCGGCCCACTCGGCGAGGTCCGTGCGCGCCGTCGGCTGGTGCAGCATCGTCACGCTGCCGCCGGCCAGCCACACGGCCTGCACGGTGGGCGCGATGAGCACCGGCGCCGCGGCCAGCACGGCCACCGCGCTCCCGGGCTTCAACCCGCCCGCGACCAACCCACCGGCAATCTTCTTGGCCTGGTCGTGGACCTCGGCCCACGTCCGGCGAACCGGCTCCTTGGGCTCGCCCGTGACCATGCCGCGCTGCTGACCCCGCCCCGTCGCCGTCTCGACGAGCGTGTCCACGAACCGACTCATGCGCGACAGATTACTGTCTTGTTGTCAACGCTCGCCTGCGGCGGCGTGAACAGCGTCGATCAAGCCGTCATTCGAGCGCTTCGGACGTCTCCAGCCACGTCGCCTCGACGTCTTCCTTCTCCGCGTGCACGCTCTTCAGCTCCGTGTTCAACGCGATGAGCTTGTCCGGGTCCGTGGCCGCCTCGAGCAGTGCCGCGTGCAGCTTCTCCTCGCGTTTGGCCAGCTGGTCGAGCTTGCGCTCCAGCCGGCCGAGCTCCTTCTGCGCGGCCCGGATCTCCGCGTTGCTGCGCTTGGCCTCGGCCTTCTCCGGAGCTGCCGACGCGCCGCGCCCCGGCGTCGCCGCCTGCAGCTTCGTGCGGCGGTTGAGGTACTCCTCGATGCCGCCGGGCAGGTTCGTCACGTGGCCGTCGCCGAACAGGGCCACGGTCGTGTCGCAGACGCGCTCGACGAGGTAGCGGTCGTGCGAGACCACGACCATCGTGCCGGGCCAGCCGTCGAGCAGGTCTTCGAGCTGCTGCAGGGTGTCGATGTCCAGGTCGTTGGTGGGCTCGTCGAGCAGCAGCACGTTGGGCTCGGCCATCAGCAGCCGGCACAGCTGCAGCCGGCGCCGCTCGCCACCCGACAGGTCACCGACGGGCGTCCACTGCCGTTCGGCCGGGAAGCCGAGCTTCTCGCCCAGCTGCGACGCCGTCATCTCCTGCTTGCCGAATACCACGCGCCCCGCCACCTGCTCGATCGCCTGCAGCACGCGCAGGTCGGCCGGCAGGTCGTCGAGCTCCTGGCGCAGGTGCGCGAGCGCGACCGTCTTGCCCTTGACCCGCCGCCCCGTCTCGGGAGTGACGTCGCCGCCCAGCAGCTTGAGCAGCGACGTCTTGCCGGACCCGTTCACGCCGACGAGACCCACGCGGTCACCCGGCCCGATCCGCCACGTCACGTGGTCCAGCAGCGTCCGGTCGCCGACGCTGAACGACACGTCTTCCAGCTCCAGCACCGTCTTGCCGAGGCGGCGCTTGGCGAACGCCATCAGCTCCACGGAGTCGCGCAGCGGCGGCACGTCGGCGATCAGCGCCTCGGCGGCTTCCACGCGGTAGCGCGGCTTCGACGAGCGCGCCTGCGGGCCGCGGCGCAGCCACGCCAGCTCCTTGCGCGCCAGGTTCTGCCGCTTCTCCTCGGCCGTCGCGGCCAGGCGCGCCCGCTCGGCGCGCGCGAAGATCCAGTCGGCGTAACCACCTTCGTACTGCTCGACGCGCCCTCCTGTGACCTCCCACGTGAGGCTCGCGATGGTGTCGAGGAACCACCGGTCGTGGGTCACGACCACCACGGCGATCCTGCGCGCCAGCAGGTGGTCGGCCAGCCAGCGGACACCTTCGACGTCCAGGTGGTTGGTGGGCTCGTCGAGCACCACGAGGTCGAGCTCGCCGGTCAGCGCCGCGGCCAGCGCGACGCGACGGCGTTCGCCACCGGAGAGGTTCGCGGTCGGGGTTTCGAGACCGATCGCCGTGATGCCGAGTCCGTCCACAATGGACCGGACGCGCGCGTCGGCGGCCCATTCGTGTTCCGCGCCATAGCGTTCGAGTACGACGTCGCCGACCGTGCTGCCCGAAGGCAGCTCGGTTCGCTGGGTGACG
Protein-coding regions in this window:
- a CDS encoding 50S ribosomal protein L25/general stress protein Ctc — encoded protein: MSEVRLSVEPRTEFGKGAARRTRRAGKIPAVLYGHGSDPRHFALPALEFARVVRENGSNAVLTLDLEGSSELALTKTIVVHPLKNYIEHVDLLVVRRGEKVTVDVPVVVTGTAGPGGLVNQDLGVVQIEVEALHIPDQIEVSVEGLEIGTQITAAQLTLPQGANLVTDGEALVVAVNEPQREETAGEEAATEGGEAPAGDAE
- a CDS encoding ribose-phosphate diphosphokinase; translation: MSPKQGTPKKNLMLFSGRAHQELAEEVAKHLNVTITPQTAHTFANGELFVRFEESVRGTDAFVIQAHTTPINEYVMEQLIMVDALKRASAKRITVVMPFYPYARQDKKHKGREPISARLIADLFKTAGADRIMTVDLHTAQIQGFFDGPVDHLMAQSVLADHIKATYGDADITVVSPDSGRVRLAEKWAQQLGDRPIAFIHKTRDPDKPNQAVANRVVGKVQGKLCVLIDDMIDTGGTIVKATEALIEEGAADVVIATTHGILSDPATERLSQCKAREVIVTNSLPIPDEKRFPGLTVLSIAPMLAEAIQQVFEDGSVTSLFDGAA
- a CDS encoding ATP-dependent Clp protease proteolytic subunit, coding for MLRKRIVVLSAEIDDAIANTITAQLLLLEDADASADITFFINSPGGSVTAGMAILDTMDLVKPDVATCAMGLAAGMAQLLVSSGTPGKRSAIPQAVVALSLPQLQPDPSPVRLALLDKWTSEVVGLIAAGSGQPVERVRADAERQRRFTAAEALVYGLVDRVTENRARG
- a CDS encoding fatty acyl-AMP ligase, with product MSRFVDTLVETATGRGQQRGMVTGEPKEPVRRTWAEVHDQAKKIAGGLVAGGLKPGSAVAVLAAAPVLIAPTVQAVWLAGGSVTMLHQPTARTDLAEWAEDTVKVLGMIGAGLVVLGEPFDQLAPVLAEKGIQHRLITELAEAEPLAEVVPTDEGATALLQLTSGSTADPKAVRITYGNLYTNVKAMVDRAEFDFDVDVMVSWLPTFHDMGMVGFLTVPMTFGVELVKITPVEFLTGPLIWPELISKYNGTTTAAPNFAYAIVGRRMARVEDDNAYDLSKLRIALNGAEPIDETAVQTFVDAGARFKMPAECVFPAYGMAEATLAVSFAPLFTGLTLDVVEADALEADDRAVPVPEGDSRRGTDAVRSFAVLGRPLDGLEASIVSADGSLLGDREVGEIRLRGPAVTPGYLTVDGPLDTQDADGWMKTGDLGYLIDGQIVICGRRKDVIIMGGRNLYPTDIERAATSVEGVRAGNAVAVRLDAGSRRERFAVVVESKLAGDADAERALSKQVAARVRDAVDMRPFAVVVLPAGSLSKTPSGKVKRAATAVQYADKIAHNADH
- a CDS encoding triacylglycerol lipase, whose protein sequence is MRKLRTKAAVLAAVALVAAAFTAAPAQAAGGNNDPSCRPSAAHPRPVVFLHGLGATYYEDLNFLQSAVAAKGYCAFSQTYGAYPGFPVVGGLRPIADSAGEIKQFIGQVLAETGASQVDIVGHSEGGFQSLYVTKTQGIADKIGSVVSIAPPTHGTTFAGLTKLAYLLGQGERDAVGKALSTLGCPACDDLITDGAAVKKLTTGPIAQAGVKYTVITSRYDELVTPTDTSFVREPGVVNEYVQDTCPFDPVGHIGEAYDLNVWNLVTNALDPAHATKFFCTVGSPG
- a CDS encoding NAD(P)-dependent oxidoreductase, which produces MSKLVVFGATGYAGGRITDEALRRGHAVVGVARKAEGLPAEVEARTGSMHDAGFVADVTKGADVIVIATPGRVNDEGQKLLDALPTLADAARAAGARLSFVGGAASLLVAEGGPRLLDTPDFPDAYKPEASSHAEVLAALRELPGDVEWFYVSPAAEFGAWNAGERTGSFRVGGDVLLSDEEGRSQIGGDDFAIAFVDEIDEPRHSRARFTVAY
- a CDS encoding TIGR03621 family F420-dependent LLM class oxidoreductase; this translates as MGNFKFGVSLRTVDSSFVGLCRRAEELGYDAISVPDHLGAGRPAPFPALVAAAAATSRPRVGTLVSNLPFYNVALFARDVANTWVLTGGRLELGLGSGHMKSEFDEAGLPWLKAADRIAYLRDGLAELRSRLGADLPPLLIAGNSDGVLSLAASDADIVGFAGLRQAPGKPPGTFVLDPASAMDARVAYFRSLAGGREIEYNMLVQRVVVTDDRRAAAAEWQALTDPEPGVDELLEAPQLLLGTVDEIVTQLVERRERYGFSYITVFDSMMETLAPVVARLRGR
- the pth gene encoding aminoacyl-tRNA hydrolase; translation: MSEDLPGAGELIVLAGLGNPGPQYAGNRHNVGFMVLDELATRIGGKFKAHKSGAEVLEGRLSGRRVVLVKPRSFMNLSGGPVVGAARFFKVEPSGVVVVHDELDVPFGALKLKLGGGDNGHNGLRSITKSLGTREYYRVRFGIGRPPGRQDPADFVLKDFSTVERKELPFEVSVAADAAEALVAKGLTTAQNEFHAG
- a CDS encoding DivIVA domain-containing protein — its product is MSFTAEDLTEVTFGNAPIGRRGYAKQEVDEFVRRIAKTIAEEDDLTAAEVHHVMFNKPLIGKRGYDEREVDQFLDTVEEQLADLSGRRAPAVPGARDEHEATASRAPRPEVTENAESFQDR
- a CDS encoding TetR/AcrR family transcriptional regulator, which translates into the protein MPAPGRTRPTRAETRRRILDAAFQVFGDRGIAASKLTEVAAAAGLTKGAVYSSFASKDELVLALMEEHAAHRLSASLESFASAGTGAAGLADVAAVLMHEMRTDAVWHRLLAEFFALAHHDADRRLALRDRRRAVRRTIAAALERLASGFGFSLPLPAEEFAVILLALSNGLAVEGDIDDEAVPEGLLGRVLTLIAGDAVAAVRSAAESVAGD